One Bacteroidota bacterium genomic window carries:
- a CDS encoding ParA family protein, with amino-acid sequence MAVIISFANQKGGAGKSFMTELFAKALNHSYKKKVLVIDCDPQWTITELRKDHARNFPELPFRYDCKAASLKQIEKIAKENNEKYNYILVDIPGFMHTPDGEKNYLIDLLRICDVIFMPLKASEAVLKSSAELYHTIDELIEDKKKMGFDMDVWAYLNLYKNNSENIECSADDFALLKNRGFKNMLKTHLSEIAGYQRTFEHTPESVMESPFVNKDHKKQFQQLVKEMHSITSSYE; translated from the coding sequence ATGGCCGTAATTATTTCTTTCGCTAATCAAAAAGGTGGTGCTGGAAAAAGTTTTATGACTGAGCTTTTTGCCAAAGCACTAAACCACTCTTACAAAAAAAAGGTTCTTGTAATTGATTGCGACCCTCAATGGACAATTACTGAACTTCGTAAGGACCACGCCAGAAATTTTCCTGAACTACCCTTTCGCTATGACTGCAAAGCTGCAAGCTTAAAGCAGATTGAAAAAATCGCCAAGGAAAACAATGAAAAGTATAATTATATACTGGTGGATATTCCTGGCTTTATGCATACTCCCGATGGTGAGAAAAACTATCTTATTGACCTTTTAAGAATATGTGATGTCATATTTATGCCTTTAAAGGCCAGTGAAGCTGTTCTTAAAAGTAGTGCGGAGTTATACCATACAATTGATGAACTCATTGAGGATAAGAAAAAAATGGGCTTTGATATGGATGTGTGGGCCTATCTGAACCTTTATAAAAACAATTCAGAGAATATTGAGTGTTCCGCGGACGATTTTGCCTTACTTAAAAACAGGGGCTTTAAAAATATGCTTAAGACGCATCTTTCTGAAATTGCCGGATACCAAAGAACATTCGAACACACTCCGGAGTCTGTTATGGAATCACCCTTTGTCAATAAGGACCATAAAAAGCAATTTCAACAACTTGTAAAAGAAATGCATTCAATCACATCATCTTACGAATAA
- a CDS encoding IS701 family transposase encodes MRNIERISEDLGANYHQMQHFITESNWDHRVLINQVAQEVSQVLPKRKLTGLIIDESGWVKKGDHSVGVGHQYCGNVGKLSNSQVAVFACLSNGDFASMVDARLYLPKAWCDDKTRCEKAGVPVKHRTFKTKLELALEIIRQQVTNGIIFDFIGGDGYYGNDVDFASSIDLLGYLYMLDIHKDQKIYLERPDLAIPERKSNKGREPKKLKATTDELSVSKYLQTLNDENWQRISVRNTAKGVLVADYHFIKLWIINNSKMQVEQRLLVIRKTKTKEGKDEIKYSFTNANLEQYTKKAIAYMQAQRYFVEHCIKESKQILGLDQFQTRKWLAWQHQVALNFLVSSFILKEKLHCFDDLPLLSARDIKEFITFKLYKQMTEEQMIDRIYDRHLKRQRDINYSYSKL; translated from the coding sequence ATGCGCAATATTGAAAGAATAAGCGAAGATTTGGGAGCTAACTACCATCAAATGCAGCACTTTATAACTGAGTCTAACTGGGATCATCGAGTTTTGATAAATCAAGTAGCCCAGGAAGTAAGCCAGGTTTTACCCAAAAGAAAACTTACAGGATTGATTATTGATGAAAGTGGTTGGGTAAAAAAAGGCGACCATAGCGTAGGCGTTGGACATCAATATTGTGGGAATGTAGGGAAACTATCAAATAGTCAGGTTGCGGTATTTGCTTGTTTAAGTAATGGGGATTTTGCATCAATGGTTGATGCCCGACTATACCTTCCCAAGGCTTGGTGTGACGACAAGACAAGATGCGAAAAAGCAGGCGTTCCTGTAAAGCACCGAACATTTAAAACTAAGCTCGAACTGGCATTAGAAATTATTCGCCAGCAAGTAACCAATGGCATCATCTTCGATTTTATTGGAGGCGATGGTTATTATGGTAACGATGTGGATTTTGCCAGCAGCATAGATTTGCTTGGTTATCTGTACATGCTGGATATCCATAAAGACCAAAAAATATATTTGGAACGTCCTGACTTGGCTATTCCCGAGCGAAAAAGCAATAAGGGTCGTGAACCCAAGAAATTAAAAGCAACTACAGACGAATTAAGTGTATCAAAATATTTACAGACTTTAAATGACGAAAATTGGCAGCGTATTAGTGTTCGTAATACAGCCAAAGGAGTTCTTGTAGCTGACTATCATTTTATAAAGCTTTGGATAATCAATAACAGTAAAATGCAAGTAGAGCAAAGGTTACTGGTTATCCGTAAAACGAAAACCAAAGAAGGCAAGGACGAAATAAAATATTCTTTTACCAATGCTAATCTTGAACAATACACTAAGAAAGCTATAGCCTATATGCAAGCACAACGGTACTTTGTAGAACATTGCATAAAAGAATCAAAACAGATACTCGGGCTAGACCAGTTTCAGACACGAAAATGGCTTGCATGGCAACACCAGGTTGCATTAAACTTTTTGGTCTCGTCATTTATTTTAAAAGAAAAATTGCATTGCTTTGATGATTTACCTTTACTATCGGCTCGTGATATTAAAGAATTTATCACTTTTAAACTTTATAAACAGATGACCGAAGAACAAATGATTGATAGAATTTATGACCGGCATTTAAAACGACAGCGTGATATAAATTACTCATATTCAAAATTGTAA
- a CDS encoding tetratricopeptide repeat protein, whose product MFNRANAYYETGEYEKAIVDFTKVISLDRSFTEAFQARGSAYFNLANYESAINDYNEALKIDNNNPGLLYDLGNAYFMLTDFVSAIKYFSLAIEQEKSNANYYFNRALSHFYIDLYQEGCQDLQKASQLGDNEAKAYFDEFCRDQY is encoded by the coding sequence TTGTTTAATAGGGCAAATGCATATTACGAAACAGGCGAGTACGAAAAAGCTATAGTCGATTTTACCAAAGTTATTAGTCTTGATCGTAGCTTTACAGAAGCTTTCCAAGCTAGGGGAAGTGCTTATTTTAATCTGGCCAATTACGAGAGCGCCATCAACGATTACAACGAGGCATTAAAAATTGATAACAACAATCCCGGGCTGCTTTATGATTTAGGCAATGCCTATTTCATGCTTACCGATTTTGTTTCGGCCATTAAGTATTTTTCGCTTGCAATTGAACAGGAAAAGAGCAATGCGAATTATTATTTCAACAGGGCTTTGTCCCATTTCTACATCGATCTTTACCAGGAAGGTTGCCAGGATTTGCAAAAGGCCAGCCAGCTAGGAGATAACGAAGCGAAAGCTTATTTCGATGAATTTTGCCGCGATCAGTACTAA